GCTCCGCACCGTGGACCTCATCGACCGCTTCAATCGGGGGCACGCGCGGAGTCGGGGCTAGCGCCATCCGGCTGGGCGAGCTGGCGGTCGAGGTACACGAGGTACCCGCCCAGCAGCCGGCCCACCAGCTGCGCGCGGTGGGAGAGCTGCGCCAGATGGCCAGCGGAGAGCACGTCGGCCTGCCGCGCCACGGCGAGCTGGGTTTCCAGGCGAAGCAGGTCGCGCCGGGCGGCGCGGTAGAGCTGCCGTTGCTCGGGTCCCGTGTACCGGCCGTAGCCCTCGGCGATGTGCTCGGCCAGGGCCAGGGCCGTGATCATGGTGGCCTCGGCCACCACTTTCACGTCCCGGCGATTGCCGTGGCGCGTGGCCCGGATCACGTCGGCGGCTAGCCCCACCGCTTCTT
The window above is part of the Gemmatimonadaceae bacterium genome. Proteins encoded here:
- a CDS encoding four helix bundle protein, whose product is MAGSLKDLKVWQEAVGLAADVIRATRHGNRRDVKVVAEATMITALALAEHIAEGYGRYTGPEQRQLYRAARRDLLRLETQLAVARQADVLSAGHLAQLSHRAQLVGRLLGGYLVYLDRQLAQPDGASPDSARAPD